A window of Sphingobacterium kitahiroshimense genomic DNA:
GAAAAGTTATAACTGGAAGTGATTGGGGAGCGGAGGGAGTGCGGAAACGATATATTGATAATGGAATTGAAGATGGTGAGCGATCGTACTGGGGCGGTAACATCTTAAAAGGCGACGATGGTAAGTTTCATCTTTATGTATGTGGATGGCCTGAAAGTTCAGAGAAAGGACATATGGAATGGCCGAATTCAATTGTATACCATACGGTTAGTGATAATTCAATTGGACCATACAAAATTGTTGATACTATAGGTAAAGGACATAATCCTGAAATTTTCAGAGCGAAAAATGGTAAGTATGTGATTTCTGTGATCAATGGTTACTACATATCTGATAGCTATAACGGCCCTTGGAAGTATGAGAAATTTGTATTTGATCAACGGGATCGTCCTATCATCGAAGGTTTGTCAAACCTAACCTTTGCAAAACGTGAGGATGGCTCTAATTTGATGGTGTGCCGAGGTGGTGGTATCTGGTTTAGTGAAACAGGTTTAAGTCCTTATAATCAGATAACAGATAAACGTATATATCCAGCTGTTGATGGAGAGTTCGAAGATCCAGTTGTTTGGCGCGATCATATTCAGTATTATCTTATTGTAAATGATTGGTTGGGACGAATTGCTTTTTATCAGCGTTCTAAAGATGGTGTAAATTGGATAACTGATCCAGGAGAAGCTTATACCACTGGTATATCTTTTCATCAGGATGGTGTAAAGGAAGATTGGTTTAAGTATGAGCGCATTAAAGTGTTGCAGGATAAGTACGGTCGAGCTTATCAGGCTAACTTCGCCGTTATTGATGTTTTAAAGTTGGAAGATAAACCGAATGACCAACATAGTTCAAAAAATATTTCGATTCCATTGAACCCTGGAATGCTGATGGAAATGTTGAATACAGAACTACCATCTTTAAATACAAAATTTGTCCGTGTCAAAGTGTTAAAAGAGCCTAATTTTGATCCTGCTAAGGAATTGGATTTACAAACATTGCGATTTGGAAAATCAGAGCTTGTTAATTATGGAAAAGGGAGCCGTGCAACTAAAATAGAAAACACAAAAGATGGGGTTATCATTACATTTGAGAATAGTGGGCATGGGTTAACTCAAGATGAATTTGCTCCAAAATTAATTGGTAAGTCCAGGTCGGGAAAGCTTCTTTTTGGTTATACCAGAGTGCCTTGGGTGGCATATAACGAAGCGATTTTATCAGCTAGAAAGCCGATCGTGGATAAAACAAAAGATCAGCAAGTTTTCGAAGTACAGGTGGATAATTTTGGGCTAGTGAAATCTAAGGAAAGTAAGTTAGAATTATATATTCTTGATGGTGAAAAGAAAACTTTGATCGCTAGTGGACCGATAGCTCCACTTGATCCTTATGCCATGAGCAAAATTACATTAACAGGAATTATGCCATTAACAAAGGTGGCGAATAATCCAATGAAACTTGTTATTCACGAAAAAGGTGTTCAAAAGTCAACATTTAATTTTGATTTGAAACTTGATTAATCTTATTTTTTGATGTAGGAAATCCAGCAAGTATACATTTGCTGGATTTTTTAATTTTTAGTGTATGTGGGTAAATTTTCAATAATTTATACTGAAAGAGATGTTGTATGTGATATTATGAGGTATTATAGTTTAAGAAAGAGTTAGTTTAGTTGCAGAAAAGACGATTTTTATTATTCATTTTTGAAACGTACATGATCTGTAATCCGAGAGGGATTTTTTTATCATGAGTAAATATCTAAAATCTAAATAAATGAAATCATTATAAGTCCTTTTCTTTGGATTTCTTTCCCCGCTTATATTATGGGCGCAAGATATTGTTGTTCCAAGATTAACGCCTTTTCCTGATCATATCCAATCTACAAAAATAGATTTGAATGGGAAATGGTTATTTGATGTTGATCCGAGCGAAAGTTTCTGGAAGTCTCCGCAAGCTGTAGATTGTAAGAATATACAGGTTCCGGGCGAATGGGTGATGCAAGGCTGTGAAGTAGAGAAAGGAGCTAAAGCGGGCTATTTTCGTCAATTTGAAATTCCTGTAAGTTGGAAAGGACAGCGCGTCAAGCTTAGAAGTAATGGGATCTTTAGTGAAAGTACAGTTTATATTAATGGTAAGAAAGTAGGAAGTCATATAGGGGGATTTACTCCTTTTGAGATCGATGTGACAGATTTTGTTCACTATGGTGCTACTAACCAGATTACCATAGCTGTACGTAGCGAAAGTTTAGCTGATTCCTTAGCGAGCGCATCACGTTATGCTGTACATGCCCTTGGTGGTATAACTCGAGATATATTTTTGTTTGCGATCCCAGAGACAAATATTTCTTCTTTTCATGTGGTTACTGATTTTGATGCGACCTATACAGATGCGGTATTGTCTGCGGATGTACAGTTGTCCAATGAATCTATTAAAGCCAAAGGTACTCTTAAACTAGCATTTAGTTTGTTGGACACAGAGGGAAGATCCGTTGATTTAGGAAAGTCGGAATATCTAGTTGATGAGTTGAAAAATGGTATAAATTTAAATCGTAGTATAAAGTTTCAGATTCGTAAACCTCATCATTGGACATCTGAGTCTCCCTATTTGTACACGTTAATTTGTGAATTAAGTGATGGATCGGGTGTTTTACATCGTACAAAGCGAAGAGTTGGTTTTAGAGAGCTTGAAGTAAGAGGAAACCAGTTTTTTGTTAATGGAAAACCGATCAAGTTAAGAGGGGTCAATAGACATGAAGTGATGCCACTGCGAGGAAGATCTTTGGAAGGTGATATTTGGGCTAAAGATGTTAAGTTGTTTAGAGAAGCCAATGTAAATTATATTCGTACATCGCATTATCCTCCTGATGAGAGATTGCTTGAGGCTTGTGACGAGCTTGGTATGTTTGTAGAGGTTGAGGCTCCATTTTGTTGGGCACATGAGACTGCTATTAAAAAAGAGGATATGTACCCTCTTCTGGTGAATCAACATATTGAGATGGTTAACCGGGACAGGAGTCATCCTTCTATTATTATGTGGTCTTTAGGAAATGAGTCTAATCTTTATAAAGAGTATTTTAAGGAAGCTGGTGAAGTTATTAAAAAGATGGATCCATCCCGTCCCCGCATATTCAGTCAATGGGGCCCGGATGCTGATAATGGCGAGCTTGAGGTGACGAACCATCATTATCCTGGTCCAACTGGTCCAGATATATATCGCAATAGTAAACGTCCGGTTACTTTTGACGAATATATCCATGTAAATTCTTACAATCGTTTTGAACTATCGGCAGATCCCGGTGTAAGAAATATGTGGGGACCGTTATTGGATAAAATGTGGACAGCTATGTACAACAGTCAAGGTGTGCTTGGTGGCGCAATCTGGGCTGGAATAGATGATACCTTTTTCTTACCTAACAATAAGGTTGTCGGATATGGAACATGGGGTCCGTTGGATGGCTGGCGTCGGGCGAAACCCGAGTACTGGAATATGAAAAAGTCATATAGTCCAGTAAGACTTGAACAGCGTGGAAATTTATCAAATGACGGTGTCGTATCTTTTGATGTCGACAATCGTCATAATTTTACGGATCTGTCTGCTTGTCGATTTGAATGGCGCTCTGGTCAGGATAGTGGAGCTGTGCAAGTGAATTTACCTGCCAGAAGTAAAGGCCATTTTGATATCGATCTGAAGAATGAAAAACACTTGGATCAGGAAATTTATTTGAAAATAATTTCTCCTTTAGGTTTTGTAATAGATGAATATTTATATTCTCTGAAACCGGGGATAGCGGCCGCGGAGGTTGAAAAGAAAGGTTCTGTCAGTTTTGAAGAAAAAAATGAGGCTATCCTTGTTAAGGACAAGAACAAGGTGTTTAAAATCAATAAGTCTGATGGGCTTTTAAAAGTTTATGATGTCCATGGTAACAATTTGATCAATCAGGGTGCTACATTAATGTTATTACCGCTCAACTCGGAAGGCAGGGGTATTCAAATGGTTGGTAAAGATCAAAATTTTGAACCATTTAACCCTGTTTGTGAGAACTGGGTATGTCAATCGGTGGTCTATAACACACAGAAAGATAGTTTAACTATACTTGTTAAGGGTACATACAAAGAAGCTGAAGGAGCATATATTTATGTGTTTAAAGCAAATGGCGTATTAACGGTTAGCTATGATTTTGAATTGAGAACTGCAGTATCACCAAGGCAGGTTGGATTGGTATTTGAAATACCTAAAGAATTTAATAATTTAGAATGGAAACGTCGTGGATATTGGAATATGTATCCGGAGGATCATCTCGGGTCATTGACTGGTCATGCTGTCGCTTTTAATCCTGATCTACCTGTTTCTGCTTCGGCGGGACCATCTGCCTTACCCCACTTAGGTTGGTCTTTTGATCAGACAGATGCAGGTTCGAACCTCTTTAGGGCAACGAAAGAAAATATTTACTCAGCTGATTTGTCGAATTTAGATGGGAATAAGGTTAAGGTCTTAGGTAATGGAAAACAACATTTCAGAGCTTGGATAAGCACGGATAAAAATAGTATTAATATGTTGGTCGCAGATTACAATAATGCTGAACGTGAAGGTTTTCTATCCTCTCATGCAGATGTTGACTATCGTCCCTTAAAAAGGGGGGACCGTGTAACTGGTAAAGTAATGTTACGGTTTGAAAAATAAAAAGAAATAAAATTATAAATAAGAATATAAAGTCCAGACAGATTAACTTCGACTGGACTTTATATTTATTAATGATTTTTCGAGTATCAATTTATCGATATTTACTAGCAATGAAGCATTATTTTTTATTTCAGCAACTCATTTTTGTACTCGCTTGGAGTAATTCCTTTTGTAGTTTTAAAAATCTTGTTAAAATTTGATAAACTGTTAAAACCACAATCATAAGCGATATTTCCAATCTGGTTTTTATCTTCATTAATGAGTTTACATGCTTGACTAATACGGACTTCATTGACAAACTGAATAAATGTTTTTTGCGTGCGGGTTTTAAAATATCTACAAAAAGCATGTTTGGTCATATTCGCTATTTTGGAAACTTCCTTTAAATTTATTTCTTTAGAAAAATTGTCGAATACATGTCGGAAAATTTTATCAATCTTTTCATTGTCTTTAGCAATGTAAGTATTTGTATATCCTGGGCTTGAAAGAAAACTATATTCCTGAGAATTTAACATTTTTTGGAAAAGCTCAAGTAAGAGAATCGTTTTTGGGATACCCTCACTGCTTATCATTTTTTGTAAAATACTTTTCAGGTCATTTTTTAATTTACCATGAAATATTAGCCCTCTCTGAGATAGGGCAAAGAACTGCTCGAGTTTGGATGTGTTAAAAAAAAGGGAAAGTGTACTAATTAACTTATCCGGCTCAAAGTATAATGCCATCGAAGATGCCGCATGGTTAATATTTAAATCTTGACTGTCATTGTGCCAAACATGTGGTAAATCTGATCCGATGAAAGTCAGTTCATCACTGGTAAAAGTATCTAAACTATCTCCAATCATGCGACGACCTTCGCTTTTGACAATGTATGTGAATTGACATTCTTTATGAAAATGAAATTCCGTTGAAAAAAAAGGTCGGTTTATTTCACGTGTTACAAATATATTGGTTTCAAATCCTTCTAAAACTTTTGCAAATACGGGCTTCATGTATATTGATGGTTTTTTAGGTTCTATAAATGTACATAGCTAATATAAGATTAGTTTTAAGTAGTCACAAGTATTTCCTGTCTCGTATATTGTAATTCACAGGGTTGTTACATTCTAGTTGTTTAGAAGATATAGTTAGATATTTATTTACTGAAAAATTGGGCTACGAATTTTTCAATTTAATCTTGGTCAATTACGAGTTTATCCAATATTTTAAGATTAAAAGTTCTTATAAGTCATTGTTATTTTTTAATTACTCTTTTTTTTGTTAATTAATGCTAAACTTTTAGTTGTTTTCATTTTTCTTTTGTTTTCTTCTTTTATGTTGCTTTAAACGTTTTAATTTGTTTGTTTTGTCATTTTTATATGAATTGTCTTTGATATTTGAATTATAATATCTATTATTGATGTTAAGATATATTAAATAATTGTTGGTAATAATTTTACAAAATGTTCTTTCTGAGACAAGTTTCAAATTGATCATTTACATCTTACCCTGTTATTTATACCGAGCGTGATTTACTATATAAAACCTGATAAAAACCATTTTTTGCTAATTACTTAAAGATTGTAGAATATGAAATGTTCTTCACAAGTCTACTTAATATGAATAAAAAAATTTTTAATTTAATATTGAGTTTAAGTAATGCTAAACTTAAGGCCTTATATTTGGGGAGTTAATGTTGTTTTTAATTTATTGTTTTACTATTTGTAAACAGATAAATCATAATATAATAGCTGAAAATTGACATTTTTAATAAACACTATTTAAATCATCTAAAATAAAAATGCCTATGGATAACTAGTTACAACATCCTTAAAAAGAAAGGAGATGCGCTAACATCTCCTTCAAGTGTAAGGAAACCAAAAAGTCTAGAAAAAATTTTAATTAACCTTAATTGTTCAAATATGAATAAGTTTTCCCTCGTTTCAAAATGGAAAGGTAAATTTTATTGCCCATTGTATCGAGTTTCAACTACCCAAAAAGCATTATCCCTTGGTTTAGTGCTATCCCTAATGCATGTGAAGCAGAATGAAATATTTGCTTCACCACTTCACAATATTGTACAGTCAGAAATCCTTGTCAGGGGTAAAGTAATCAATCAAGGGCGAGGTTTACAAGATGTATCTGTCTTTGTTAAAGGAAAGAAGTCAATAGGTACTAAAACGAATAGTGCTGGAGAGTTTGTTTTGGAAGTTCCAAAAGGATCAACGCTGGTATTTACTTCGGTAGGTTATAAGCAACAAGAAATCTTAGCTACTTCTTTATTAAGTGTTGAATTACAAGAGGATGCTTCAGTTCTTGATGAAGCTGTTGTGGTAGGTTTTGGAACACAAAAAAAGATTAATTTAACTGGTGCTGTAGATCAGATTTCTGCCAAGCAATTGGAAAATCGCCCTGTCACCAATATTGGAGCTGCGTTGCAAGGATTAATCCCTAATTTAAATATTACAAATCCTAGTGGAAACCCTACTGCAGCTGCGACCTTTAATATTAGGGGCACAACATCTATAAATGGAGGTGGTCCATTAATTTTAGTAGATAATGTTCCACATTCGGAAGATGAATTGGCCCGATTGAATCCTAATGATTTCGAAACTTATACCGTCTTAAAAGATGCAGCCGCAGCTGCTATTTATGGTGCAAGAGCCGCATTCGGTGTTGTGTTAATCACTACTAAAACTGCTAAAAGTGATGATGTTCAAGTAAATTTAGGCATCAACACTTCGGTCCGTACTGTAGGTAAAATGCCAGATATTGTAACAGACCCTCTTACTGTTATGGAATATAAGCGTATGGCCGCAGCTCCACTTTATGATTTGTTTCCTGATGCAATTCGAGACTATGCAAAGAAAATGCAGGAAGATCCGTCATTGCCCAATGTTATTCTGGATCCTACCAATAAATTGAATTATATGTATTATGGTTCGACGGATTGGATGGATGAAGCATACAAAAAAACTGCCCCTACTACGACTGTTAATATGAGTGTTGGCAAAAGAGCAGAAAAGCTACAATACTTATTTTCAGGCGAATATTATAAACAGGATGGGATGTTAAAATATGGTGAAGATGTTCTAAAAAGATATAACGTACGCGGTAAAGCTGATTTTCAAGTAAATGATTGGCTTTCTTTTGGTAATAATACTTTATTGACTATTCGAGATTTTAATTCTCCAGTTTTTATGGATGGTGACTTCTTTTGGAATGTCAATCGTACAAGCTCCTTGGATGTGCCTAAAAATCCTGATGGAAGTTGGACGTCGGCAGGAGCAGGTTTGCTGGGACGTATGCAAGAAGGAGGACGAACGACACGTAATATAAATGAGTTTCAAACAACCTTTAATGCGAAAGCTGCAATAATAAAAAATATTTGGGATATCAATGCTGATGTTACATTGCGGCGTACAAGTGGAAATACTGATTCATATGATGTGCCAATTCCTTATAAAATTGGACCTGAGACAGAGATTAAGTATGCCGGTTCGACGACCTCATATGCAAGTAAAAGCAATGATAATAACAGATATGATGTTATCAATATTTATTCAAATTTTAATAAAACATTTGGAGATCATAATTTAAGTGCTCTACTTGGTTACAATCAAGAATATAGAAAAAATGAATGGGCATCGTTGCGTAGAAATGATCTATTATCAAAAGATTTACCAACTGTCGAACTGGCTACAGGCACCATGACGACGCGTCATACTATAGATGATTGGGCTGTTCAGGGGATTTTTTATAGGCTAGGTTATAATTACAAAGGAAGATACCTTGCTGAGTTCAATGGACGTTATGATGGATCGTCAAGATTTCCAAAAGGTGATCGTTGGGGCTTTTTTCCTTCTGCATCAGCGGGATGGGTAATTTCGGAAGAGCAGTTTTTTGAACCGATTAAACCTGTACTTAATATGTTTAAGCTTAGGGGATCATATGGTCAATTGGGGAACCAAAGTGTTGCAAATTATTCGTTTGTACCCACAATGTCGGCGTCCAAAATCGGACAGATATTAGGAAACGAGAGACCTATGTCAATTGGAGCTCCAGGTGAAGTTTCAAATAGTTTAACTTGGGAAAAGGTTTCTACGACGAATTTCGGTGTAGATCTAGCTGCGATCAATAATCGATTGAATTTAAATTTTGATACATATGTGAGAAAAACTGAAGGTATGCTTTCTGCAGGAAGGACCCTACCTGGCGTTTTTGGAACAGCATCACCAAAGATAAATGCTGCAGATCTTAAAACCAAAGGTTGGGAGTTACGTTTGGGTTGGAATGATCAATTTGAGTTATCTAATTCACCATTTAAATATAATGTCACTTTTGTTATCGCAAATAGTAAAGCTGAGATAACAAAGTTTAGTAATCCTGCCGGGAATTTGGGCGACTACTATACAGGAATGAAGCTTGGTGAAATTTGGGGTTTGGAATATGATGGTGTTTTTGAAAACCAAGCACAATTGGACGCTTTAAATCAAGTTGATATCGGAAATGGTAATCAAGGTAATAACTCTTATATCGGAGATATTAAGTTTAAAGATTTAAATGGTGACAAAAGAATAAATTTCGGTAAAAATACCTTAGAAGATCATGGCGACCGTGTAATTGTCGGGAACTCGAGTACTCAGTATCCGTATAGTTTAGATTTGGGGGGTGATTGGAAGGGATTTAATTTACGCGTTTTCCTTCAGGGAGTGGGTAAAAAGGATTGGTATCCGGGTGGTGCTCATGTTTACTTTTGGGGTATTTATGCCCAGCCATGGACTAATGTAACTGTACAAAATCTGGATCACTGGACTCCGGAAAATCCAGATGGTTATTTCCCTGCGGTTCGAGCTTATGCCGCAGAAGTTTCTAATCGTTCATTAGCTGTTCCAAATAAAAAGTATATGCAAGATGCGAGTTATTTGCGAGTTAAGAATATAACTTTTGGTTACTCACTTCCTAAGCAATGGGTTGAGAAAGCTGGACTTGGAAGAGTGTATTTTTATTTTAGTGGAGAGAATCTATTTGAAAAATCTAATCTTAAAGTTTCGTTAGATCCAGAAGGATTAGGAGGACAGATTTATCCATTTCAACGTACCTATTCTTTTGGTATGAATTTAAACTTTTAATGATTATGAAAAACATAGTAATTATTTCTCTGGCATTTGTAGCCGTATTGGCACTCACTTCTTGTCAAAAAGATTTTTTGGATAGATTTCCTCAAACGAGTGTGACTGAGAATAGCACATTTAAGACTCC
This region includes:
- a CDS encoding glycoside hydrolase family protein, which gives rise to MKKPRKFGLYTTALFCLWMIAPSYGQITERPRPKEWDLLVEGARFKDRFLPMPKGKVITGSDWGAEGVRKRYIDNGIEDGERSYWGGNILKGDDGKFHLYVCGWPESSEKGHMEWPNSIVYHTVSDNSIGPYKIVDTIGKGHNPEIFRAKNGKYVISVINGYYISDSYNGPWKYEKFVFDQRDRPIIEGLSNLTFAKREDGSNLMVCRGGGIWFSETGLSPYNQITDKRIYPAVDGEFEDPVVWRDHIQYYLIVNDWLGRIAFYQRSKDGVNWITDPGEAYTTGISFHQDGVKEDWFKYERIKVLQDKYGRAYQANFAVIDVLKLEDKPNDQHSSKNISIPLNPGMLMEMLNTELPSLNTKFVRVKVLKEPNFDPAKELDLQTLRFGKSELVNYGKGSRATKIENTKDGVIITFENSGHGLTQDEFAPKLIGKSRSGKLLFGYTRVPWVAYNEAILSARKPIVDKTKDQQVFEVQVDNFGLVKSKESKLELYILDGEKKTLIASGPIAPLDPYAMSKITLTGIMPLTKVANNPMKLVIHEKGVQKSTFNFDLKLD
- a CDS encoding glycoside hydrolase family 2 TIM barrel-domain containing protein; protein product: MNGKWLFDVDPSESFWKSPQAVDCKNIQVPGEWVMQGCEVEKGAKAGYFRQFEIPVSWKGQRVKLRSNGIFSESTVYINGKKVGSHIGGFTPFEIDVTDFVHYGATNQITIAVRSESLADSLASASRYAVHALGGITRDIFLFAIPETNISSFHVVTDFDATYTDAVLSADVQLSNESIKAKGTLKLAFSLLDTEGRSVDLGKSEYLVDELKNGINLNRSIKFQIRKPHHWTSESPYLYTLICELSDGSGVLHRTKRRVGFRELEVRGNQFFVNGKPIKLRGVNRHEVMPLRGRSLEGDIWAKDVKLFREANVNYIRTSHYPPDERLLEACDELGMFVEVEAPFCWAHETAIKKEDMYPLLVNQHIEMVNRDRSHPSIIMWSLGNESNLYKEYFKEAGEVIKKMDPSRPRIFSQWGPDADNGELEVTNHHYPGPTGPDIYRNSKRPVTFDEYIHVNSYNRFELSADPGVRNMWGPLLDKMWTAMYNSQGVLGGAIWAGIDDTFFLPNNKVVGYGTWGPLDGWRRAKPEYWNMKKSYSPVRLEQRGNLSNDGVVSFDVDNRHNFTDLSACRFEWRSGQDSGAVQVNLPARSKGHFDIDLKNEKHLDQEIYLKIISPLGFVIDEYLYSLKPGIAAAEVEKKGSVSFEEKNEAILVKDKNKVFKINKSDGLLKVYDVHGNNLINQGATLMLLPLNSEGRGIQMVGKDQNFEPFNPVCENWVCQSVVYNTQKDSLTILVKGTYKEAEGAYIYVFKANGVLTVSYDFELRTAVSPRQVGLVFEIPKEFNNLEWKRRGYWNMYPEDHLGSLTGHAVAFNPDLPVSASAGPSALPHLGWSFDQTDAGSNLFRATKENIYSADLSNLDGNKVKVLGNGKQHFRAWISTDKNSINMLVADYNNAEREGFLSSHADVDYRPLKRGDRVTGKVMLRFEK
- a CDS encoding AraC family transcriptional regulator, which encodes MKPVFAKVLEGFETNIFVTREINRPFFSTEFHFHKECQFTYIVKSEGRRMIGDSLDTFTSDELTFIGSDLPHVWHNDSQDLNINHAASSMALYFEPDKLISTLSLFFNTSKLEQFFALSQRGLIFHGKLKNDLKSILQKMISSEGIPKTILLLELFQKMLNSQEYSFLSSPGYTNTYIAKDNEKIDKIFRHVFDNFSKEINLKEVSKIANMTKHAFCRYFKTRTQKTFIQFVNEVRISQACKLINEDKNQIGNIAYDCGFNSLSNFNKIFKTTKGITPSEYKNELLK
- a CDS encoding SusC/RagA family TonB-linked outer membrane protein; amino-acid sequence: MNKFSLVSKWKGKFYCPLYRVSTTQKALSLGLVLSLMHVKQNEIFASPLHNIVQSEILVRGKVINQGRGLQDVSVFVKGKKSIGTKTNSAGEFVLEVPKGSTLVFTSVGYKQQEILATSLLSVELQEDASVLDEAVVVGFGTQKKINLTGAVDQISAKQLENRPVTNIGAALQGLIPNLNITNPSGNPTAAATFNIRGTTSINGGGPLILVDNVPHSEDELARLNPNDFETYTVLKDAAAAAIYGARAAFGVVLITTKTAKSDDVQVNLGINTSVRTVGKMPDIVTDPLTVMEYKRMAAAPLYDLFPDAIRDYAKKMQEDPSLPNVILDPTNKLNYMYYGSTDWMDEAYKKTAPTTTVNMSVGKRAEKLQYLFSGEYYKQDGMLKYGEDVLKRYNVRGKADFQVNDWLSFGNNTLLTIRDFNSPVFMDGDFFWNVNRTSSLDVPKNPDGSWTSAGAGLLGRMQEGGRTTRNINEFQTTFNAKAAIIKNIWDINADVTLRRTSGNTDSYDVPIPYKIGPETEIKYAGSTTSYASKSNDNNRYDVINIYSNFNKTFGDHNLSALLGYNQEYRKNEWASLRRNDLLSKDLPTVELATGTMTTRHTIDDWAVQGIFYRLGYNYKGRYLAEFNGRYDGSSRFPKGDRWGFFPSASAGWVISEEQFFEPIKPVLNMFKLRGSYGQLGNQSVANYSFVPTMSASKIGQILGNERPMSIGAPGEVSNSLTWEKVSTTNFGVDLAAINNRLNLNFDTYVRKTEGMLSAGRTLPGVFGTASPKINAADLKTKGWELRLGWNDQFELSNSPFKYNVTFVIANSKAEITKFSNPAGNLGDYYTGMKLGEIWGLEYDGVFENQAQLDALNQVDIGNGNQGNNSYIGDIKFKDLNGDKRINFGKNTLEDHGDRVIVGNSSTQYPYSLDLGGDWKGFNLRVFLQGVGKKDWYPGGAHVYFWGIYAQPWTNVTVQNLDHWTPENPDGYFPAVRAYAAEVSNRSLAVPNKKYMQDASYLRVKNITFGYSLPKQWVEKAGLGRVYFYFSGENLFEKSNLKVSLDPEGLGGQIYPFQRTYSFGMNLNF